From Chryseobacterium joostei, the proteins below share one genomic window:
- a CDS encoding Ppx/GppA phosphatase family protein, with translation MKIAAIDIGSNAARLLINEVKINNKKPEFIKLNLLRIPLRLGMDVFTIGKIGEEREKMVVDSMKIFSDLMKIYKVDHYRACATSAMRDAANGNEIIERVKEASGINIEIISGDEEATLIYENHVAEGLDKDFAYLYIDVGGGSTELTFYENGKMMYERSFNIGTIRLLNNLVTEDNWKEMKDEIKENIVSKKPIVAIGSGGNINKVFSMSKTKDGKPMSSSHLKKVYKEFNELSVEERMTKHSLREDRADVLVHALNIFNNVMSWADINRIFVPKISVADGLIQNIYSQLQHKI, from the coding sequence ATGAAGATAGCAGCAATAGACATAGGAAGTAATGCAGCCAGACTTCTGATTAATGAGGTAAAAATAAATAATAAAAAACCCGAATTCATTAAACTCAATCTCCTGAGAATCCCTCTGAGACTAGGAATGGATGTATTCACCATTGGAAAGATTGGTGAAGAAAGAGAGAAAATGGTCGTTGATTCTATGAAGATATTCAGTGATCTGATGAAAATCTATAAGGTAGATCATTACAGAGCCTGCGCCACCAGCGCCATGCGTGATGCAGCAAACGGAAATGAAATCATAGAAAGAGTAAAGGAAGCCTCAGGCATCAATATTGAAATCATCTCCGGAGACGAAGAAGCCACGCTTATTTACGAAAACCATGTAGCAGAGGGGCTTGACAAAGATTTCGCTTATTTATACATTGACGTAGGAGGTGGTTCTACCGAACTTACATTCTATGAAAACGGTAAAATGATGTACGAAAGATCGTTCAATATAGGAACCATCCGTCTTCTCAATAATCTTGTCACAGAGGATAATTGGAAAGAAATGAAAGATGAAATCAAGGAAAATATTGTCAGCAAAAAACCAATTGTTGCCATTGGGTCAGGAGGAAATATCAATAAAGTGTTTTCCATGAGTAAAACCAAGGATGGAAAGCCCATGTCCTCTTCTCATTTGAAAAAGGTGTACAAAGAATTCAATGAACTTTCTGTAGAAGAAAGAATGACAAAACATAGTCTTAGAGAAGACAGGGCTGATGTATTGGTACACGCATTAAATATTTTTAATAATGTGATGTCCTGGGCTGATATCAACAGAATCTTTGTTCCGAAAATTTCTGTTGCAGACGGATTGATTCAGAACATCTACAGTCAGTTACAGCATAAAATATAG
- a CDS encoding NAD-dependent epimerase/dehydratase family protein, translating to MNPIKIILTGATGMVGEGILMECLENPNISEILSISRKPSGKKHAKLKEYLVSDFLSIDIHDENLKGYDACFFCAGISSVGMNEEDYTKITYDTTVHFAEAVLHQNPDMVFNYVSGASTDSTESGKVMWARVKGRTENALKKMNFKGAYNFRPGFMKPVDGQLNVKWFFKPFIWIFPIFLPSKSLTLHEVGRAMINAVEKGYPTSTLEIRDIKNLAI from the coding sequence ATGAATCCAATCAAAATAATTCTCACAGGGGCTACAGGAATGGTAGGCGAAGGTATTTTAATGGAATGTCTTGAGAATCCTAATATCTCTGAAATCCTTAGTATCAGCAGAAAACCCTCCGGAAAAAAGCATGCTAAACTTAAAGAATACCTCGTTTCTGATTTCTTATCTATTGACATCCATGATGAAAACCTAAAAGGCTATGATGCCTGCTTCTTTTGTGCCGGAATCAGCAGCGTAGGAATGAATGAAGAAGATTACACCAAAATTACCTACGATACTACCGTACATTTTGCAGAAGCTGTTCTACACCAAAATCCAGACATGGTCTTCAATTATGTTTCAGGTGCCAGTACGGATAGTACAGAAAGCGGAAAGGTTATGTGGGCAAGAGTAAAAGGCAGAACAGAAAATGCCTTAAAAAAAATGAATTTCAAAGGCGCTTACAATTTTCGTCCCGGATTTATGAAACCTGTTGATGGCCAATTGAATGTAAAATGGTTTTTTAAACCTTTTATTTGGATTTTCCCTATTTTTTTACCGTCAAAATCATTAACTTTACACGAAGTGGGTAGAGCGATGATTAATGCTGTAGAAAAAGGATATCCTACCTCAACTTTAGAAATTCGAGATATTAAAAATTTAGCGATATGA
- a CDS encoding choice-of-anchor I family protein: MINNYLLKGSVIAAFFLQSGLFGQTLIHYWNFNNNTSSASITTPSSTLANGSLMAIAGGTSVVDFANGTGQNFNIDNLNARNGDASGTHLRFNNPIGGALQFNLPTTGYNNVVVKFTTRKSTQGAGTQTWSYTTDGTTFVPYQTVTPQDANPQLITFDFSAVAGVSNNPNFKLKVEFSATGGGTGGNNRFDNFTVDANPAGGIDTTPPTTSYLPSNNTNNASTTVNPTISFNENVRLIDNSAINDSNAQNIVELRLGNSTGTQVPFTTTFSNNTITVIPTSGLVPGQVYYLALKPNTVEDFSDNAVTTITSSTFITAGTSISLDKNFIKVEENAGNLAFKINVANPSTATVNLVVKPAPFSTADSNDFTLANQTININSSTTSYTVNIPIIDDTLEEQKAEYFVVSLENPTGATISGDNSATVYIIDNDKPAPVPSNQIQLNYIGSFDPSGNNNSSTEIVVHDKATQRLFTISSITDVFDIIDFSSPTTPSVIKTVNMAPYGGITSIAVKNGIIAAASPNVNPQQNGSVVFFDINGNFLKQVTVGALPDIITFTPDGTKVVTANEGEPNDAYTVDPEGTISIIDISGGIANLAQSNVTTLNFNSFDSQVAALTATGLRKVRTNNTLSQDLEPEYVTINADSKKAWVTLQENNAIAEVDLTTKTITGVWGLGKKDMSLPGNGFDASDNNGEVLIANWPVKAYYIPDAVQNYKVGNTNYIITANEGDEKDLPGYSERTTIGTNNYTLDPAIFPNANLLKASHNLGRFRVSSATGNTDGDADFEEIAALGARSFSIFNADTRQQVYDSGDQFERYIAANHPLIFNADNESNTIKSRSRAKGPEPEGVALGTINGQTYAFITLERTGGVMVYNITDPSNPTFTDYKHSRSTSAYGGDNGPEGIIYIAPENTTTNKGYVIIANELSGTLSMYEVTVPPTLGTGEVTSEKATFNVFPNPVNKGNTLYFNRKQDYELYDMSGKLIGKEKNALTIPTSTLSTGVYLVKTSEGHLKRIIVK, translated from the coding sequence ATGATCAACAACTACTTATTAAAAGGGTCTGTTATAGCCGCATTCTTTTTACAGAGCGGACTTTTCGGACAGACACTGATTCATTACTGGAATTTTAATAATAATACATCCTCAGCTTCCATCACTACGCCATCATCTACGTTGGCGAATGGCTCTCTTATGGCCATAGCCGGTGGGACAAGTGTGGTAGATTTTGCCAACGGTACCGGACAAAATTTTAATATTGATAATTTAAATGCCAGAAATGGGGATGCATCAGGAACCCATTTACGATTCAACAATCCGATTGGCGGAGCATTACAATTCAATCTGCCAACCACAGGATATAATAATGTTGTGGTAAAATTCACCACCAGAAAATCTACACAAGGAGCAGGAACACAAACATGGTCCTATACAACAGATGGGACTACTTTTGTTCCCTATCAAACCGTTACTCCCCAGGATGCCAATCCGCAATTGATCACTTTTGATTTTTCTGCCGTTGCGGGAGTTTCCAATAATCCGAACTTCAAATTAAAGGTTGAATTCTCGGCAACAGGAGGCGGAACTGGCGGCAACAATCGTTTTGATAATTTCACGGTGGATGCCAATCCTGCCGGAGGTATTGATACCACTCCTCCTACTACAAGTTATCTTCCCTCAAACAATACAAATAACGCATCCACTACTGTAAATCCTACCATTTCCTTTAATGAAAATGTAAGACTTATAGACAATTCTGCGATTAACGATTCTAATGCACAAAATATTGTAGAACTTCGTCTGGGAAATTCTACAGGTACACAAGTTCCCTTTACTACTACTTTCAGTAATAACACAATCACTGTGATCCCTACTTCCGGCTTGGTACCGGGGCAAGTCTATTATTTAGCACTTAAGCCCAATACTGTAGAAGATTTCAGTGATAATGCGGTAACTACAATAACTTCCAGTACATTTATAACTGCCGGAACTTCGATTTCACTTGATAAAAACTTTATAAAAGTTGAGGAAAATGCAGGAAACTTGGCCTTTAAGATCAATGTAGCCAACCCATCAACGGCTACCGTAAATTTGGTGGTGAAACCGGCACCATTTAGTACCGCAGACAGTAATGATTTTACTTTGGCCAATCAAACCATTAATATCAATTCTTCTACAACAAGTTATACCGTAAATATTCCTATTATTGATGATACATTGGAGGAACAAAAAGCGGAGTATTTTGTAGTAAGTCTTGAAAATCCGACAGGGGCAACAATTTCAGGTGATAATTCAGCAACAGTTTATATTATTGATAATGATAAACCAGCCCCTGTTCCATCCAATCAGATACAATTGAACTATATCGGAAGCTTTGACCCATCCGGAAACAATAACAGCTCTACAGAAATTGTAGTTCATGATAAGGCCACGCAACGACTGTTTACCATCAGTTCCATTACAGACGTTTTTGATATTATTGATTTTAGCAGCCCTACTACTCCATCGGTTATCAAAACGGTAAACATGGCTCCTTATGGGGGTATCACAAGTATTGCCGTAAAAAATGGAATTATTGCTGCAGCTTCTCCCAATGTCAACCCACAACAAAATGGATCTGTAGTCTTCTTTGATATTAACGGAAACTTTTTGAAACAGGTTACCGTAGGTGCTTTACCGGACATAATTACTTTTACGCCTGACGGAACAAAAGTGGTTACAGCCAATGAAGGAGAACCTAATGATGCCTACACTGTAGATCCAGAAGGTACAATCAGTATTATTGATATTTCGGGAGGAATTGCTAATCTTGCGCAAAGTAATGTAACAACTTTAAACTTTAACAGTTTTGATTCTCAGGTTGCCGCTTTAACCGCTACGGGCTTAAGAAAAGTGAGAACAAACAATACCTTATCTCAGGATCTGGAACCTGAATATGTTACGATAAATGCAGACAGCAAAAAAGCATGGGTAACCCTTCAGGAAAATAATGCCATTGCTGAGGTTGATCTTACTACTAAGACTATAACCGGCGTCTGGGGGCTAGGTAAAAAGGATATGAGTCTTCCGGGTAATGGTTTTGATGCTTCAGACAATAATGGAGAGGTTCTTATTGCCAACTGGCCTGTAAAAGCTTATTACATTCCTGATGCCGTGCAAAACTACAAGGTTGGAAACACCAATTATATCATAACCGCCAATGAGGGAGATGAAAAAGATCTTCCCGGATATAGTGAAAGAACAACAATAGGAACTAATAATTATACGTTAGATCCTGCTATTTTCCCTAATGCCAACCTATTAAAAGCTTCACATAATCTTGGAAGATTCAGGGTATCATCAGCTACCGGAAATACGGATGGCGATGCAGATTTTGAAGAAATTGCAGCCTTGGGAGCACGCTCATTCTCCATCTTTAATGCAGATACAAGACAACAAGTTTATGACAGTGGAGATCAGTTTGAAAGATATATTGCAGCGAATCATCCTTTAATTTTCAATGCCGATAACGAATCCAACACTATTAAAAGTAGAAGCCGTGCAAAAGGTCCCGAACCGGAAGGAGTAGCATTGGGAACCATCAACGGACAAACCTATGCTTTCATCACATTGGAAAGAACAGGAGGGGTAATGGTTTACAATATTACAGATCCAAGCAATCCTACCTTTACAGATTATAAACATTCCCGTTCTACTTCAGCATATGGAGGAGACAACGGCCCCGAAGGAATTATCTATATTGCTCCTGAAAATACCACAACTAATAAAGGATACGTCATCATTGCCAATGAACTGAGCGGAACCTTATCTATGTATGAAGTGACTGTGCCCCCTACCTTAGGAACCGGTGAGGTAACGTCAGAAAAGGCAACATTCAATGTGTTCCCCAATCCTGTAAACAAAGGAAATACACTATATTTCAACAGAAAACAGGACTACGAATTATATGATATGTCAGGAAAACTGATTGGAAAAGAGAAAAATGCCTTAACAATACCTACTTCAACCCTTTCTACAGGAGTTTATCTTGTAAAAACCTCGGAAGGACACCTGAAGAGAATTATTGTAAAGTAG
- a CDS encoding DUF3060 domain-containing protein — MKNIKMAAILAILFLGTGKAFSQSRKTESTKGVEQSDNKKIQVEGVGHKLNYTLNGGTVEVSGGDNTVIIKGNAKKISVSGTGNKVYIDRVDKVALEGGNNTVYYKTAATKTGKPETALTGVGNKVVKQ; from the coding sequence ATGAAAAATATTAAAATGGCAGCTATTTTAGCCATTCTATTTCTAGGAACAGGCAAAGCTTTCTCACAATCCAGAAAGACAGAATCTACCAAAGGCGTAGAACAGTCTGATAACAAAAAAATACAGGTAGAAGGAGTAGGACATAAGCTCAATTATACCCTTAATGGCGGAACAGTTGAGGTTTCGGGAGGGGATAATACCGTAATCATCAAAGGAAATGCAAAAAAGATTTCCGTTTCAGGAACCGGAAACAAAGTATACATTGACAGAGTAGACAAAGTGGCCTTAGAAGGTGGAAATAACACGGTGTATTACAAAACAGCCGCAACAAAAACAGGAAAACCAGAAACTGCTCTTACCGGTGTAGGAAATAAGGTAGTGAAACAATAA
- a CDS encoding HYC_CC_PP family protein, which yields MKRVFHILFILLYIVVSSGFTTSRHVCKGNSSEIHLGLKKLSDLDCPKCSANKEKNHGKCCKLEVKKICKEDNLPHSYKNSPVKFLSASIPYYNLGTVFDQAIAIDPENHSSYFDPSKYHLNYPSLFILHCVYRI from the coding sequence ATGAAAAGAGTCTTTCACATATTGTTTATCCTCCTTTACATCGTAGTTTCCTCAGGGTTTACTACCAGCAGGCATGTATGCAAAGGAAACTCAAGTGAAATACATCTGGGCTTAAAAAAACTTTCTGATCTGGACTGCCCGAAATGCAGTGCCAATAAAGAAAAAAACCATGGCAAATGCTGTAAGCTGGAAGTAAAAAAAATCTGTAAAGAAGATAATCTTCCCCATTCTTACAAAAATTCACCGGTAAAGTTTTTATCAGCATCCATTCCGTATTACAATCTCGGGACCGTATTTGATCAGGCAATAGCTATTGATCCTGAAAACCATTCCTCCTATTTTGATCCCTCAAAATATCATCTCAATTACCCCTCCCTTTTCATTCTTCATTGCGTTTATAGAATTTAG
- a CDS encoding TolC family protein — protein sequence MNLSFRALILWLGCPALSFAQFTSLEDVLLRAEKNYQSIQKKEINIKASNERLQLQKTYYLPEVTLMAQQSFGTINAQNGPMYNMGGAGIASTSMPLAEQNWNAGFGSLYLANINWNVYTFGKLATKENMEIADTELQKADLKQEVFQHQIKAAAAYFNLLVSQRLENVQHENHKRSEVIYSIAQARANSGLIPEVDASLAKAEMSSAQTAIINANDHVLEYNKKLADLLAENFNDYQLDHYFSKNTPYLIQETSALNNHPSTLFVAQKINKSKQQEAYLHTVGLPSISLFGTFQGRGSGFESNYVQDNSAYSLSYLKGIGVDRMNYIVGFNLSWNLTDFYRNNSRVNEQKLLTKALDFDYQQLQQELHNQQSLSELKYKNAVTKVAESKIQLQAASDAFHQQKALYENGLTTIVDFTQALYLLNRAEINYEIAQNNSWQAVVLIAASKGDISMITKAITH from the coding sequence ATGAATTTATCATTCAGAGCACTCATCTTATGGCTGGGCTGCCCTGCCCTATCCTTTGCTCAATTCACGAGCTTGGAGGATGTACTTCTAAGGGCCGAAAAAAATTACCAGTCCATTCAAAAAAAAGAAATCAATATAAAAGCTTCCAATGAAAGGCTTCAACTTCAAAAAACCTACTATCTTCCGGAAGTTACCCTAATGGCTCAACAGAGTTTTGGGACCATCAATGCTCAAAACGGTCCTATGTACAATATGGGAGGGGCTGGAATTGCCTCTACATCCATGCCTTTGGCAGAGCAAAACTGGAATGCAGGATTCGGGAGTCTGTATCTGGCCAATATCAATTGGAATGTCTACACTTTTGGAAAGCTTGCCACAAAAGAAAATATGGAAATTGCCGACACAGAACTACAAAAAGCGGACTTAAAACAGGAGGTATTTCAACATCAGATAAAGGCTGCGGCTGCTTACTTTAATCTTTTGGTAAGCCAGCGTCTTGAAAATGTACAGCACGAAAATCATAAACGTTCAGAGGTTATTTATTCCATTGCTCAGGCAAGGGCCAACAGCGGATTGATCCCTGAAGTAGATGCTTCTCTGGCAAAGGCAGAAATGTCTAGCGCTCAAACCGCGATCATCAATGCCAATGATCATGTGCTGGAATACAATAAAAAACTGGCAGACCTGTTGGCAGAAAATTTCAATGATTATCAATTAGATCATTATTTCAGTAAGAATACGCCTTACTTAATTCAGGAAACCTCAGCTTTGAATAACCATCCCAGCACTCTTTTTGTTGCTCAAAAAATTAATAAAAGTAAACAACAGGAAGCTTACTTACATACCGTAGGTTTACCATCTATTTCTCTTTTTGGAACATTTCAGGGGCGTGGATCCGGTTTTGAATCCAATTATGTTCAGGATAATTCTGCTTACTCATTATCTTATTTGAAAGGGATTGGGGTAGACCGAATGAATTATATTGTGGGGTTCAATCTTAGTTGGAACCTTACTGACTTTTACAGAAACAATTCCAGGGTAAATGAGCAGAAACTGCTTACAAAAGCATTGGATTTTGACTATCAGCAGTTACAGCAGGAACTTCATAATCAACAGAGCCTTTCTGAATTGAAATACAAAAATGCAGTAACAAAAGTCGCTGAATCCAAAATACAACTTCAGGCTGCTAGCGATGCCTTTCATCAACAAAAAGCCCTGTACGAAAACGGATTAACGACGATTGTAGACTTTACGCAGGCTTTGTATCTTCTGAACCGTGCTGAGATTAATTATGAAATTGCTCAAAACAATTCCTGGCAGGCCGTTGTACTCATTGCAGCATCTAAAGGAGATATCTCCATGATTACAAAAGCAATTACCCACTAA
- a CDS encoding efflux RND transporter permease subunit has protein sequence MNLIKFALRRPISVMVLVLGLLFFGIKAAKEVKVDILPEMDLPVVYVAHSFNGYTPQQMEGYFTKMYVNMLLFTNGIKSIESKNTQGLTLMKVNFYEGTNMGEAIAQINALSTRSQVFLPPGAPPPFIIRFDSSSQPVGQLVFRSNTKINNELQDIANFNARPFLIAIPGLTTAPPFGGSPRTIEVNVNPIKLRAHNLSPEQVVEAISRNNITSPSGNVYIGETNYLTPTNNTVKKVEELGDIPLFKGTADNVYVRDVAIVKDGADVATGYALIDGKRSVYINIAKASNASTLEVVNKLKESLPKIQRNMPDDVQISYEFDQSVYISSALKSLAVEGILGALLTGLMVMLFLNDRRAALIVIMTIPISIISGVLFLKLFGQSINIMSLSGLALAIGILVDESTVTIENIHQHFAMGKTRAQAIWDACKEIAFPKLLIMLCILAVFAPAFMMSGIPGSLFMPLAMAIGFSMIVSFILSQTFVPVMANWMMKHDPKTCENHKPNWFTRFRDRFTEFLSSLMKRRKPIVSLSLVIVLCIGFGLYQVTGKDVLPTVNSRQFQVRIKAAEGTRIEVTEIKVKKFLEHLKSKVGKDNIAISSVFIGQHPSTFAVSPIYLYNAGPHEALMQVALKEFNGNSDELKDELRTYYKEKMPDLQISFEPIELTEKILSQGTNNPIEIRISGMMKKMNRMYAEKLLTKIKEIEYMRDQQIPQSMNYPALQINIDRVKAAQLGLDAQDIAKSLVTATASTRYTNKNFWVGGMMGIAYDVQVQTPQNILNSKEELANIPLSKNSDRPVLGDVATITSSKELGESYNLGTMGYTTVTANLHKTDLEQASKDVRKAIESLGELPKGINIEVSGMAPVLDETMNSLSSGLLIAAAVIFLMLAATFQSFRVSLVILTTVPFVIVGSLTLLKLTGSTLNLQSYMGLIMSVGVSIANAVLLISNAETIRKSTGNALDSAIEAAKLRIRPIIMTTLAMAAGMLPMAIGFGEGGDQVSPLGRAVIGGLIFSTFSVLVILPLVFGWIQNNASIISPSLDPEDEESIHYSNSNL, from the coding sequence ATGAATCTTATAAAGTTTGCATTACGCAGACCAATATCTGTAATGGTATTGGTATTGGGGCTATTGTTTTTCGGAATCAAGGCAGCCAAAGAAGTCAAGGTAGATATTCTCCCCGAGATGGATCTTCCTGTAGTGTATGTTGCCCATTCCTTTAATGGATATACTCCCCAGCAGATGGAAGGATATTTCACCAAAATGTATGTGAATATGCTTCTGTTTACCAACGGAATAAAAAGTATTGAATCTAAAAATACCCAGGGACTCACCCTGATGAAAGTTAATTTCTATGAGGGGACCAATATGGGGGAAGCCATTGCACAAATCAATGCGCTTTCTACCCGTTCGCAGGTATTTTTACCTCCCGGGGCACCGCCACCGTTTATTATTCGTTTTGACTCCTCTTCACAACCTGTAGGACAACTTGTTTTCCGAAGCAATACAAAAATCAATAATGAGCTGCAGGATATCGCTAATTTCAATGCGCGTCCTTTCCTGATTGCCATTCCTGGATTGACTACTGCTCCGCCGTTTGGGGGAAGCCCGCGTACCATAGAAGTCAACGTGAATCCAATTAAACTGCGCGCACATAATCTATCTCCTGAACAGGTGGTAGAAGCCATAAGCAGGAATAACATCACTTCCCCATCAGGAAATGTGTATATAGGAGAAACCAATTATCTTACTCCTACAAACAATACGGTAAAAAAGGTTGAAGAACTTGGAGACATTCCTCTTTTCAAAGGAACAGCAGATAATGTTTATGTTCGGGATGTAGCCATCGTAAAAGACGGAGCAGATGTAGCCACCGGCTATGCATTGATTGATGGAAAACGTTCTGTGTACATCAATATTGCCAAGGCCAGCAATGCTTCCACTCTTGAAGTCGTTAATAAGCTCAAAGAATCATTACCGAAGATTCAGAGAAATATGCCTGATGATGTACAGATTTCCTATGAATTTGACCAATCGGTTTATATTTCAAGTGCCCTGAAAAGCTTAGCTGTTGAAGGAATTCTGGGTGCTTTACTGACAGGGCTTATGGTAATGTTATTCCTTAATGATCGCAGAGCTGCATTGATTGTTATTATGACAATTCCTATCTCCATTATTTCGGGGGTATTGTTTCTGAAACTGTTTGGACAATCGATTAACATTATGTCTTTGTCCGGACTTGCTCTTGCCATAGGAATTCTGGTAGATGAAAGTACCGTTACCATTGAAAATATTCACCAGCATTTTGCCATGGGAAAAACCCGCGCACAAGCTATTTGGGATGCCTGTAAGGAAATTGCCTTTCCAAAATTACTAATCATGCTTTGTATTCTAGCTGTATTTGCTCCGGCATTTATGATGAGTGGTATTCCGGGATCGTTATTTATGCCTTTGGCAATGGCGATAGGCTTTTCAATGATTGTATCCTTTATTTTATCACAAACTTTTGTACCGGTAATGGCCAACTGGATGATGAAACATGATCCTAAAACCTGTGAAAATCATAAACCGAATTGGTTTACCCGTTTCCGTGACCGCTTCACTGAGTTTTTATCTTCTCTGATGAAACGCAGAAAGCCTATTGTAAGCCTTAGCCTCGTCATTGTTTTGTGCATTGGATTTGGACTTTATCAAGTGACTGGAAAAGATGTATTACCTACTGTAAACTCACGTCAGTTTCAGGTTCGTATCAAAGCTGCAGAAGGAACCCGTATTGAAGTCACAGAAATAAAGGTTAAAAAATTCCTTGAACATCTTAAAAGTAAGGTTGGAAAAGACAACATTGCCATTTCTTCTGTATTTATCGGGCAACATCCATCTACGTTTGCTGTAAGCCCAATCTACCTTTATAATGCAGGTCCTCATGAAGCTTTAATGCAGGTTGCCCTGAAAGAATTTAATGGTAATTCTGATGAATTAAAGGATGAGCTGCGAACGTATTACAAGGAAAAGATGCCTGATCTTCAGATTTCTTTTGAACCTATTGAGTTAACTGAAAAAATTCTAAGTCAAGGGACGAATAACCCTATCGAAATAAGAATTTCAGGGATGATGAAAAAGATGAACCGTATGTATGCAGAAAAGCTTTTAACCAAGATCAAAGAAATTGAATACATGCGGGATCAGCAAATCCCCCAATCTATGAACTATCCTGCTTTACAGATTAATATTGACAGAGTAAAGGCGGCTCAATTGGGACTGGACGCTCAGGATATTGCTAAATCTTTAGTGACAGCCACCGCTTCTACCCGCTATACCAATAAAAACTTCTGGGTAGGAGGAATGATGGGAATTGCTTATGATGTACAGGTACAGACCCCGCAGAACATCCTTAACAGTAAAGAAGAGTTGGCCAATATTCCACTGTCCAAAAATTCTGACAGACCTGTTTTGGGAGATGTTGCCACCATTACTTCATCAAAGGAATTGGGAGAAAGTTATAATCTGGGGACAATGGGTTACACCACGGTTACAGCCAATCTCCATAAGACCGATCTGGAACAGGCTTCCAAGGATGTAAGGAAAGCCATTGAATCTCTTGGTGAACTTCCGAAAGGAATAAACATTGAAGTTTCCGGAATGGCTCCTGTATTGGATGAAACCATGAACAGCCTTTCTTCAGGACTTCTTATTGCAGCAGCGGTAATTTTTCTGATGCTGGCAGCTACTTTTCAGTCTTTCCGTGTTTCATTGGTTATTTTAACAACGGTTCCGTTTGTTATCGTAGGATCACTGACATTATTAAAGCTTACAGGCTCTACCTTGAATCTTCAGTCGTATATGGGATTAATCATGTCCGTTGGAGTTTCCATTGCCAATGCTGTTCTATTAATCAGTAATGCAGAAACCATCCGAAAATCAACAGGGAATGCATTAGATTCTGCTATTGAGGCTGCCAAACTCCGTATCCGTCCGATCATTATGACCACATTGGCTATGGCTGCCGGAATGCTTCCCATGGCGATAGGTTTCGGAGAAGGTGGAGATCAGGTATCACCGCTGGGCCGTGCCGTAATTGGAGGGCTTATTTTCTCAACGTTTTCTGTTCTGGTTATTCTTCCACTTGTTTTCGGATGGATACAAAACAACGCCAGCATTATTTCTCCGTCTTTAGATCCTGAAGATGAAGAAAGCATCCATTATTCTAATTCCAACTTATAA